The genomic region TCTAGAACTGTGTAGATGCTTCACCCAGACCCTCCgggatttctttttgttgcttcttCAGATCCAGATTACCTTTGATGTGCTTTCAAAAGCCAGAGGCTCTTTGTCAAACTATCCCTTGGGCTAATAGAGCTGTTTTGCCTTAAAAAAGCTGAaaaggcgggggggtggggggttaaaCGGGGCAGGgatacacctgggtggctcagttggttaagtgtccatcGACTCCCACTTTCaactcaggtcaagatctcagtgATGTGTCCAACTccgattttggctcgggtcatgatctcagggttgtgagactgagccttgcGTTGGACTCCGGGCTCAGTGCagattctgcttgggattctctctctccctttccctctccccctcctctctctctctctctctcttttttttttttttttaagattttattcatttatttgacagagagagacacagcgagagaggaatacaagcagggggagtgggagagggagaagcaggcctcccgccgagcagggagccagatgtggggctcaatcccaggaccccgggaccatgacctgagccgaaggcagacgctcaacgactgagccacccaggcgtccctctctctcactctcttgcgcgcgctcaaataaataaataaaatcttaaaaaaaaaaaaaaaaagctgcaaacAGAAGTTTTCAGCTTGAAAGTTTAAGTACCTACCCACCCCTACTTCCCAACACAGACATTAACCAATGATTGTCAAGCAGAGTTCACCAATGACTGTGGAATTTAGCTCTCCCGCCTCCAGCTCGAAGGCAGAACTTAGTAGCTGGCTCTGAACTTTTGCCTGAGATGACATCCTTGTCTGGCCTCCTGcccttccctttcctgcttcCCCTACTCCCTAACTGGAACACTTCCTCAACAAATCACATGGACACAAACCCTCCTTTCAGCGTCTTCTTCTAGGAAAGCCAACTGGAAACATCCCTTTCTAGCTGAAAATCTGTCCATGGATTCCGGCTGCCTACAGGAGAAAGCCCATGCTTCCTGGCCAGATTCCAGCCTCAACCCCCGCGCCAGAGCCAGCAGGATCTTCAGCCTGGTAAGTCACATCTGACCTCCAGATACAATTCCCGTCTCCCCTCAACCCCCCACTTCCATCACCAGTCCCACCAAGCAGGCTTTCaggcctttcttccccctcccttgGGTCGCCACCTGCTGTCTGGagccctttccttctgccccccgccccccccccgcaccaGGGCCCCACTGTCCCCTGGGGCATGCCAGGATATAATCttttgtgttcctttttcttgGCAGAAGCAGGCACAACTGGCAGGCAGTATTTTTAACCTTACTCAGGCTCAGGAATCAGGTGGCTCAGGAGGTTGCCCAGTCTGGTAACCTTCACCTCCAGAACCTGTGACTGTCAATAAGAGAAGTGTCAGAACTGACGCCTGAAGCTGGACCAACTTGGGCCTTCGATATCGCCTGGGACCCAGAAACACCTGTTACATGAAATTtagcatttgttaaatgaaaagagATTTGGGGGCAATTCTATACCTGGCCTGACGGGCTGTCTGGACAGTTCGAGACTGGGACACGAGCTACTTAAACCCAAGGGCCCAGGGAACCAGAATAGGGTGGAAACAAAAgcccacctgccctccccacacaCGGGGCCCAAGAGGGCATTCAAAATGTGAACTTTAATAACAAACAGCAGGTCAAGGTAGGGGTTCCCCAGGAACGAGAATAACGGAGCTGGTGTTGGAGGTCTCAAGGGTCCCCACTTCCTCTCCCCCaaggcctggaggcagggaagCAGTGGGCCTCGTAGAGGAGGGGTGGCACCGGGCTCCATGTAATTCCATCTGTTTGGGGCCCTAAGACCCAAGATGCAGCAGCATGTGGAGCAGGGTGGCACCCGGCCTCACCCAGAAGGCCCTGGCAGGGTGTGGGGCCCAGGCTAGGCAGGCAAGTAGGCCAAGGGCTGCGGGGTCAGATGCGGAAGCTTTCCTCTCGACCATCGATGTGCCGGAGCCGCAAGTAGACATCTGTGCCAATGCCCTGCAGGGACTGCAGCCGCAGGGAACCGCCGAGGTACTCCGCGTAGGCCCGTGAGGTGGGCAGCCCGAAGCCAAAGCTGGGATGGGCAGGGGGacaggagagaggcttcagaggCTGGAGTCTCCTGGGGCCCCCCCAGCCCTCCATCCTAGCCAGGTGGGGCCTCACCCATGCATGGGCCCCGACTGGCCGCCACTGTGCATGTCCAGGTGGCCAAAAAGGGGgctgatccgggggtcctgggtgCTGGCCTCAGCTGTAGTGAAGTGGTAGTCCATAACCCGATCCAGATCTTTGTGAGCGATTCCCCCGCCCCGGTCTGAAATCCTGGCAAGATGTTGATAACATGGGCTGGGCCCAGCTCTGGTGGGGGCCTCACCACCCCCCAAACAAACAGTGCGAAGTctgccttcctgccccttccacccAAAGATGGAATGTGATCCACCTAGACCCTGGGGCCTTGTTTTTTATAAGCAACATCCTTCCATCCTCACTCCTGCCTGGGCCACTAGCTGCTGTATCTTCTCACGGGATTTTACACTTATTGTCAACCCAACGTCCTAACTCCCCACTCCAGGCCCCTCAGTTGCTGACAAGGATAGGGCCCCTGGCACCTGCAGCCGGCCCCAGATCCGTTCATATCCAGCTCATGGCATTCTCAGAACCGGAGAGTATCTTGTCTGACCAGTGGGGCAGGTCCTGGCTCAAGGTCAAGCAGCAAGGAAGAAACAGTGCCTGGAACCCCCACGTATCCCAGCCTAACTCCCACTCAGGGCAAACCTGATGACGAGATCGATATCATTGTTGGCGATCGTGATGACCACGTCTGGGACATTGTAAGGAGTGTCTAGGTGACTCTCCATCGTGGCTCTGCGCGGGGAGGAAAGACCAGTAGGTGGTGGTACCCCAGCCTCATCCCAGTTCCTGTCTGCCCCCTCCCAACATATCCAGCCAGCCCACCTCATGGCATTCTTGAGGAGCTCAGGCAGGATGTAGTCCAGCGGCATAGGGATGAAGGGGAAACGCGCGGCCACGTGTCCATTGATACGGACGCGGGGGGCATTGCCATACTTGTGCTCACATAGGCGTCTGTGGATAGGAGCAAAGTTCAAACCTAGACCAGTGATTCTCAGATGGAGGTGAttctgcccccaccacccccagaggAATTCTGCAATTTCTAGAGATATTTTTCCTTGCCACAACAGGGAGTTGCATTGAATAGAAGCCAGGGATCCTTCTAAAGATCCTAAcaggcacaggacagcccctaaGAATTATCTGACCCAAAATGCCACATTTGAGAACCCCTGCCATAGGCAAGGGCTCAGACCCAAGCCTTCCCAGCCAGAAGACACCCACCCCCTTAGCTGTTCTAGCCTCACCTGGCAAAGTCCACCCACTTTTCAATAATCTTCTTTGGCGATAAGCGAGTGCAGATGATGCCAACAAAGTCGGGCTGGCAGGAGAAAGAAAGTCAGGACTAAGCAGTACCTTGACCCACACCTCGGCCACCAAATGCTTGCAATCTCTCTGGACCGCTGAAGCAGCCCCAAGCCTCTCCCAGGCCCTTGGTCCAGTCCCCAGCCCAAGGGAGACGCTGGCTCagtcccctctgccccacctggtAGGTCTCAGATCCCAGCACCCCACCTTGTCCTCATGCAGCGCCAGATGATGTGTGGCCAACATGCGGATCCCAAGCCTCGAAGTCAGTGTCTTGTCCAAGAAGTAGCGGACGAGCTTCTCATCCTGTGAAGAGTGGGGCCTCAGAAACCCTGTGCCTTTCCCAGGCCCCCCGATAGGCCCGGGTGCCCACTGTGCTGCCCCTGACCTCTATGTGCTTCCGGCTCTCGCGCAGGCCCTCAGCTAAGAGGGTCACCACATCCTTGTGGTCGTCCAGCAGCTGTCGCACCAGCTGGCAGTACTGGGCTTCGTCCGCCTGGTCCTTGATCTACAGGCCACAGAGTCATGAGCTTGGATGTTTCAGCCCTGACCTCTCAGCCCCTCACCCTGCCCTGGCCCAGCCCTCACCGGAGGGAAGTCTGTCAGCTTCTGGAAGGCACGGATGTACAGCTCGTGCTGCAAGGAAGAGGTGTAGGAATTCACAGGGATGCCGTGGGCACTGGGTAGAGAACAGCCACCCAGGCTTACCCATGGGGATTGCCATCCATCCCAATTCACTTGGTTTAAACCCCCATCATGGTCTTTTAAGCCTCAATGAATATGGAACTTTGGCCTCTTAAGGCCTGGGTCTGAGCCCTCTGGCCCTGAAACCTTTTGGCAGACAAGTTTCTGCCACTCTGGTCCCGTCTCCCAATATGTCCCTTGGGCAATTGGGGGCACACTGATCTACAGTCCCCTCGAGAGAAACCCACGCCCCCCAGAGGCCCCCTTACCACGTGCAGTATGGTGGGGTTGCAGCCAATGATAAAAGGAAGGCTACGGAAGCCCTTGATGCGGTGAGCGATCCTCACTGGCAACTCTTGCTGCAAGTACCGGGCACTTTTctaggaaaaaagagggaagtcaGGGCCAGGGCCTGAGTGGCTGTGCCAGGGCTCCAGGAACCAAGACAGAAATAGGGGGCTGGAATCTTACCAGAAGGTGGCTGCCATCCTGAGAGCGGCCTGAATAGAGCATCATGGTCGGAGTGAGGCGGACTGAGGGCTGGAGGGGCAGATGGGCTTTGAGCACTGGATCTGCAacgccccgcccccaccacatcagccccaccccttccctggacACCCACTCCAGCTCCGGACCTTCTCCGCTGCCACATCGATGGCCGACTGGTTGTAAAAGGAGGTGACGGTCTTGGAGCGCTCCCGCGCCATCTCCACGTGGTGCGTATCGGTGGCTGATGTGGAGCGGGCCCGGAGCGAGAGTGCAGGCCCCAGTAAGGGCCGGAGTGGAGGTCCGCTCCGGGGACCACTCCCCAGCACGGACGCCAGTATCATGGTCCTCTCTGctcctttgtttctctttggaCTAGGCGGCCGCTAGGGCAGAGGACCAGATACACCGAGGCGACCCCAAAGCGGGGCAAGGGGTGTGTTGGGTGGGCAGGGGCTCTTCTCTGACTTCAGGAGCGACTGCAGGTCAAGGATGCTGACCAGCTCAGCCCCCAGGGGGCAGCTCCCatctgccggggggggggggggggggagggaaggggggagttGTAAGGATCCGAATCCAAACAATTCGCACCATCTCTCCACGTGGCACTGGTATCATCAGACCTGGGCAATCTCGACCCACCCATTCAACCACCTCCGCAAACACATACAGGCCGAGCCTGAACAACCTTGTTTTCCCGGGCTATTCAACTTGACGCTCCATCTGGTGCCTGGAGGGGACGGGATCCTCAGACCGGTCCAGCCCGAAAACAACACCCCTCCCCGCGGTTCTGAGCACCCTCGTTCAGGGGGCGGGGCTGACCCCTACCCAACGCCTTCAGACCCGGGCCCCCCAGGAGCGTGGCCTGCCCACACACAGCTCTGTGCCCCCGGGGGCCGGCTGCATCGAAGTGGCGGCCCTGGAGTCGCCGTCTGGGTTCCCCCTCCGCAGGGTCACTTGGTTCGGCCCGGATCCCCCCTATATGGTAGATGCCACCCCGGTCCACGCGCACTCCGCGGTCCAGCTCAATGGCGGAGGCTACGAGCCCGCGCCGCCAAGCCTCCGCAGGCAGGGTGCGCGCCGGTTTGCTCCACTTACCgcggggccagggccagggccagggccagggccagggccgaGGTCCGAGCGGAACGGCCCAACAGTCGACAGGCCCGGATAGCCGAGCCGCCTGCGCCCTCTGCCGCCGTGACGTCATGTGGGCTTTGGGGGCCCGGTGCCTCCTGGGAGTTGTAGTTTGGAGCGAGACCATCCCAGCTACGCCCCTGCTCCTGGACCCCCAAATAAATTCCACGGCTCCTTCTACAGTTCTCCCGGAGTTATCTGTGGTCTCCCTGGGTCTCTGTCTCCTGCTTTATAAAATGGGCTTCCTGGGAGCGAAATGGGAGAGGGCGGGAAGACCCTTAGATGTGAAGAACACAGACCAAACCCTACCTGGTTCCCTTCCCTGCGGTCCCATCCTTCTCCTTCCACTTCTTGACTCATTTGTGGAAAACCAGACTGCTGGCTCAAACCCTAGTTCAGCCACTTTTACTGTCTGGGGCAACTTACTTAAACTGCTCAATGCTTTAATTTCTGTGTTGGTATAATTAGGATCTATCAACCTTGGGGTTGTGTGggtatatgaatttatatatgtaaagtacctagaacagtgccaggcatggAATTAGCACTATGTGAGTATGTTATTATTACTCATTCGTGCCTGTCACGCTGACTGGGTGACTTTTCAGTGCCAGAAGAGGAGCTTGGGTATTGAATCAACTAAGTAGACTTTTCCCTGACCCACAGAGGAAGACAGTTTCAGTGTCATAAATCCTGATGAGGGCTGCACGGGATGGAAGCATCAAATAGGGTCTGGGACAGTGGTACAGGTGCAGCTTGAGTAGGACGTGGCCAGGTGCCCAAGCCGTAGTGGAAAGGGCATGAAAAGACAGAGAACAGCCTGGATAATCTGAGGATATACCTGCAGCCATGTGGAGTCTAGGAAGAAGAGGGGCTGAATGGGGTGACCAGAACCAGATCATAAAGGGCAAGAAGTCTGCATATGTCCTGAGTTAGTAAGAAGTCACTGAAGGGTTTTAATTTGATCTGCTCTTTAGACAGAACCCTGTGGCTGTAGTGTTTGGTAGATAGGGTGTTGGTGAGACCAAATGCAGAGAGACCAGTGAAAAAACAATTTACTTTCTCCAGGCAGGAGATGATGGAGGAGAAACCTTACTccgtgtgcgtctgtgtgtgtgtgtgtacttgtatTTGTACTGATTGGATTTTTCTTTACCATggttatatattttctaaatttttttaaattttagttttattattattttaatataagttttgtttaagatttatttatttatttgtcagagagagagagagagagcataagcagggggagcggaaggcagagggagaagcagactccccgctgagcaaggagccggatatgggactggatcccaggacctggggatcatgacctgagccgaaggcagacacttaaccgactgagccacccaggcacccttaatttaatttttaaattaaaaaggattaaatgaagcaGGCAACATCTTTGGAGCCCAAAGGCTGTCTATAAACTTCAGCAGAGGTGGGACCCTTTACCATGGATGGCCTGCCTGAGGAATTGGGGGAAGCTCTGCGTAGACCATGAGGATAGGGCTCCCTGAGTCTCTGGATTTCCTCTGTGCCCCCTCATCCCCACACCATTCCCACCCTTTCTTTTCCAGCATCCTAGCAATATCCTGGAGTGAGGCCGGGAGGCCACTCAGCTCCGGAGGCGGGCTCGGCTTGAGCcggtgggaagaagggagagggaagggtggTTCCGGGGGGGAGGACAGCCCGCGCCGAGAAGCAGAGGACTGGGAGTGCCTGCGGTGTGCCAGAGCTCCGTGCTCACGTGGCCGCGGCGTGTCCGGGAGTGGGGAGCTGTCACAGTGGCACTGAGGCGGGAGGCGTCGGGCAGGACTTCACCCCGTTTAACCCCGCTCGCTCGAGCGGCGCGCCGCCTGAACTCGTTGCTGTCACCCAGCGGCCGAGGGTGGACATGCACCCAGGGCTTTCCCAACACTCCTGCAGAGCTCACCGCTGGTCAGGCACTCTTCGAAGAGCCCTGGGTTGTATTCACTTTCTCTCCATAGCAACTCTCGGAGGCAGGTACTGTTATTGTTCTCACTTTACAGAAAGATTAAAagacttgagggcgcctgggtggctcagttggttaagcaactgccttcggctcaggtcatgatcctggagtccctggatccagtcccgcatagggctccctgttcggcagggagtctgcttctccctctgaccataacccctctcatgtgctctctctcattctctctctctctctcaaataaataaataaaatctttaaaaaaaaaaaagaaaagacttgttCCCCTCTTTTCTCTCCGTCCttaccccccacaccccctcgcaactgcagccacactggcctccctgtTGCTCCCTAAACAAACCAGGTACACCCCGCCTCAGAGCTTCTCACTGGCTGTTCTCTCCGCCTGGAACACCCTTCCCCTAGATATCCACATAGCTTacccctcacctccttcaagccTTTGCCCAAATGTCAACTGAATGAAGCCCACCCTGACCATCCTATTTAAacttgcaataaataaataaataaataaataaataaataaactcaccTCCATTCTCCCCACTctgctctactttttcttttatttgtagcATTTGTCACCAACAACATATTATATACTTTATGTATTGATTGTATTAATTGCGcactttttcatctctttttttaaaaggatttatttatttatttatttatttatttatttatttattttacagaaagagagcagggggagggcagaaggagagggagagagagaatctcaagcagactccctgctgagcctggagccctgagccccactgtggggcttgatcccacgaccgtgagatcatgacctgagccgaaatcaaaagtcggatgctcaactgactgagccacccaggcgccccttttctcttctcttctaaaatgtaagaccaggggcgcctgggtggctcagttggttaagcgtctgccttcggctcaggtcgtgatcctggggtcctgcgattgagccctatgtcaggctccctgcccagtggggagcctgcttctctctgtcccctcccgctcatgctctctctctctctctcaaataaataaaatctttaaaaaataggggcgcctgggtggctcagttggttaagcaactgccttcggctcaggtcatgatcctggagtcccgggatcgagtcccgcatcggactccctgctcagcggggagtctgcttctccctctgatcctccccctctcatgctctctgtctcccattctctctctcagataaataaataaaaaaatcttaaaaaaaaaaaataaaataaaataaaaaaaaataaaataagatgtaacACCAGAGCATGAATATTTGTCTGCTTTCCTGCTTTATCCCAAGATCCTAACACATTTCTGGCACATAACATTTGCACCATAAACATGTGttgaaaaaatgaaggaaatttggGGCTTTATTTTCTGAGCTATTGAAACGGGATGCTATTGAAAGGCAGAAAGTGACAGAactacatcattattttttttaaataagctctaggccaaaagtggggcttgaactcacgaccccgagttcaagagtcgcatgctgtaccaactgagccagccagacacacctacaatcattcttttttttgaaaggatCACTTTGATTGTGGTGTAGAGAATCAATCTGTGGATGAGGGACAAGTATACCTGGGAGACCAGTGAGGAGACTACTGCATTTATTTAGGTAGGAGGTGAAGGTAGCTTGGACCAGGGTAGTGGTCTGCATAGATTAAAGGGATTGAGACAGCAATCCAGGAGGAGTGGCTTGGATGGATGAAGGGGCCATGTTTAAAATGGGAAACCCCAGAGGAGGAACAGGTTTGGGGAAGTTTAAGGGGTTCACTTTGGGGTGCATTGCATTGCATCTGAATGGCCTGTGAGGCGTCCAGGTGGTGACAGCCAAGAGGCGATCCCACTAAGGGGTTTGTAGCCCAGGAGAGAGATTTAGGCTCGGGGCAGAGGTTGGAAGCCATGACCTGTAGGGAGTAAGAGAAGACAGGGGAGAAAATAATGCTGTCCCATGTGGCAGTTTGTATTTCCAAAAATGGCCCACCCCACATGAACGTCTTAGAATATGACTTTGACACTTCTCAAATCAAGAGATGGAGTTCTGTGTTCCTCCCCTTGGAACTGAGGACGTTTGTGTTACAGTGGAAGGGATactatgtgactttttaaaaaaaacattttatttttaagtaatctctatgcccaatgtagggctcaaacgtataaccccaagatcaagagtcacatgctccaccagctgagccaggcaCCCTACTGTGTGACTTTTAAGCTAAATCGTAAAAGATGATACGGCTTCCCCCTCGCTCCCTGGAGCCCTTGTACTAGAATCTGGAGCTGCTCTGCAAGCAGTCCGACTGCCCTGTATTAATCACCtatggctgtgtaacaaattacccccacaGCATCGCAGCtcaaaacaataaacatttagaaTCTTACACGGTTTCTTTGGGTCAGGGATCTGGAAGCAGCTAAGCTAGGTGGTTCTGGTTCAGGATCTCTCATGAAGTTCCAGTCAAGATGTTGGTTAAAACTAGAGCCACCTAAAGGCTTGACTGATGCTGGAGAATCCAATTCCAGGGTGGCTCTCTCACAAGCCTGGCAAGGTCATGCTGGTTGTTGGCAAAAGGCCTCAGTTCCTTACTAAGCGGTCCATTCCCTAGGGCTGCCTGAGTGTCCTCCTAACATGGCAACTGGCCTCACACAGAGGAGGGAGCAAGATGGAAGCCACAATCTCTTTATGACTTAGCCATGAAAGTGACACACCATAATTTCTGGATTATTCTATGGGCTCAGGTCAGCCCTGTCTAGTGTGGAAAGAGACTACACAATGAATGATATGAATACTAGAGGATGGAAATCTTTCAGGACAATTTTGAAAGCTGGCTAGTGTAGCGTGGAgactgccatgctgtgaggaagcccaaactaGCCCCTACAGAGAGACTCCATGGACCCTGAGactacaagagaaagagaaagaattgcTAGTTTAGCCCTCAGCTACTTCAGTCTCCCATTGTTCCAGTATTAGCCATCATCTCACTGCAACTATGGGAACCAGAATTCTCAGCCAAAACTCTCTTCCCAAATTCCCAACCTATAAAATCTGTAAAAGAACATTAAATGGCCGTTTTTGTTTCaagccattctttttttgtgatgatTTGTTGAACAGCAGTACGTCCTCAATGATTCCCACCTTCTGGTATTCGCACCACTCTGTAGTCTCTTCCAGCACTGACTAGGGCTGATGTGACCCCATAGGATAATGGAGAAGACACACAggcctagggctgctataacaaatcaccacaaatttagtggcttaaaaccacacaaatttattctcttatagttctgcaGTTCAGAAGTCTGACAAGGGTCTTACcgggctaaaatcaagatatcAACAGTTCCTTTCCAGACACTTTTGggcagaatccatttccttgccttttctttcttctacagGCCACCCAACATTCCTTAGTTCATgacctccttcctccatcttcaaagacagCAACACTGCAtcctctctgtgtcttccttCCGTAGTCACACCTCCCTCTGACTCCCTTCTTCTGCTGccctttctcatttttcccctGCCCTTTTTCACTTTTAAGTGATTATATTGGTTGCACAGGATAATCTGTTTTAAAGCCAGCAGATTGgtaaccttaattccatctgcaatctTAATTCCTGTTTGCCATGGAACCTAACATATCCACGAGTCACTGGGATTAGAACATGGGCATCTTTGGGAGCCATTATTCTGCTGACCATGCTGCCTGGAAGAAGAGTGGGtctgaggggcatctgggtggctcagtcgttaagcatctgccttcggctcaggtcatgatcccagggtcctgggatcgagccccacatcaggctccctgctcggcgggaagcctgcttctccctctcccgccctctctctctgtgtctctgtcaaataaagaaataaaatcttaaaaaaaaaaaaaaaaaggagtgggtCTGAGAAGGAGCAGCTAGAGAGAGAGGAGCCAGCAGGAAAGTGAAATATCACAGAATCCAGAGAAAGAGAGTTCCTGGGCAGGAGTGCGCAATAGTGACTAATACTGTTGAGAGGTCAAGCATGGTAAGAACTCAAAAATATCCATTGGTAGGGCCGGATGCCAGAGCAGCCACACCTCCCTTTCCAAGAAAGGTAACCTGCCCCGACCCACACCAATCCAGCAGAACTCCAGGGAGGGGCCCTGAAAGAACCAGATCAGAGATAGCCTTAGGCATGGTCTTTATTCACTTGGATACTGTACAAATATGACAATTTCCTTTTGCtgcaaaaagtataaaaataatttttatgtaggaaaaaaaaaatccattggagGGGTACCTAGCTGGGTCAGtaggaggagcatgtgactcttcatctcagggtcgtgagtttgagccccacattgggtgaagagattatatacatatacacacacatatacatacccATTGGATTTAGCATCACGGTGACATCAGTCGTTAGTCGTCAGCTCCTCCCTCTCGGGGAGGAGCTAGTTTACGGTGTGCTGGGCAGCAAGGAAGAAGTGAGGAAGTACAGACTGGAAGTGTAAAATCTTCCCAAAACCTTGATTGCGAAGGGAGATTTGTTACTGTTTCTAAAATGAGGAAAGAGGAGCAAGCAAGTTTCAATGCagatgagaaggaaggagaggtgtAGGAGAGATGGGTCATCAATAAATGGGATGTCTGCGAGGGAAAGAGGACAGCTAGCCCACCGAAGGCTTGGAAAAGAGGGACCGTTGGGTTGATCCAGACTCAGGTTTTGCCAGGCTGGAGCCACGGCAGAACACAGGTTAGGATAATGTCAAGCGTTTGGCGGTGCTAGTAGAGCTGGGAATTTAACGgcgagaggaagagagggagagagactggcCTGCAGGTGGCGCTGATGAGGCAGGAGGGAATAGCTGAGCAAACTATGACCACTGGAGATTAGAGTCCTAATTTCAGTGAAAAGGCTGGTTCTTGATCGGATCGCAGTATTCGCTGGATTCCCTGGTACGCCGGCCCCTAGTCCCTGGATGTTCCAAAGTTTAGAACAGAGCTCGGCATAGCG from Halichoerus grypus chromosome 6, mHalGry1.hap1.1, whole genome shotgun sequence harbors:
- the BCKDK gene encoding branched-chain alpha-ketoacid dehydrogenase kinase isoform X1, which translates into the protein MILASVLGSGPRSGPPLRPLLGPALSLRARSTSATDTHHVEMARERSKTVTSFYNQSAIDVAAEKPSVRLTPTMMLYSGRSQDGSHLLKSARYLQQELPVRIAHRIKGFRSLPFIIGCNPTILHVHELYIRAFQKLTDFPPIKDQADEAQYCQLVRQLLDDHKDVVTLLAEGLRESRKHIEDEKLVRYFLDKTLTSRLGIRMLATHHLALHEDKPDFVGIICTRLSPKKIIEKWVDFARRLCEHKYGNAPRVRINGHVAARFPFIPMPLDYILPELLKNAMRATMESHLDTPYNVPDVVITIANNDIDLVIRISDRGGGIAHKDLDRVMDYHFTTAEASTQDPRISPLFGHLDMHSGGQSGPMHGFGFGLPTSRAYAEYLGGSLRLQSLQGIGTDVYLRLRHIDGREESFRI
- the BCKDK gene encoding branched-chain alpha-ketoacid dehydrogenase kinase isoform X2, with the protein product MILASVLGSGPRSGPPLRPLLGPALSLRARSTSATDTHHVEMARERSKTVTSFYNQSAIDVAAEKPSVRLTPTMMLYSGRSQDGSHLLKSARYLQQELPVRIAHRIKGFRSLPFIIGCNPTILHVDEKLVRYFLDKTLTSRLGIRMLATHHLALHEDKPDFVGIICTRLSPKKIIEKWVDFARRLCEHKYGNAPRVRINGHVAARFPFIPMPLDYILPELLKNAMRATMESHLDTPYNVPDVVITIANNDIDLVIRISDRGGGIAHKDLDRVMDYHFTTAEASTQDPRISPLFGHLDMHSGGQSGPMHGFGFGLPTSRAYAEYLGGSLRLQSLQGIGTDVYLRLRHIDGREESFRI